From a single Sulfolobus sp. E5-1-F genomic region:
- a CDS encoding MFS transporter, whose protein sequence is MKAENWSNVVGGYISWIMDGYDLGAVVITSTILGKLFYPGIGLLGAVLPIVFTVISRPLGGFVFGYVGDKYGRRVSLLITVLGYSLSVGLTSILPTYAQIGILAAITISILRFIQGIFIGGDVAGSFTIVMESLNNYRGIFSGIMQSGVLVGFVGVDSLFTYLASVTGAEFISFYWRLIFAIGVIPAVLAVLIRFKMAEPSIWIKLRHSANPLKGLRELPQPFLVMVGFWLAIYAGPQLVPTLFGQVMKLPPSYYGPLVLYMNLIGIPSMIIAGLLSDYIGRRMVGIIGSIIAAIGSFTFYHFIQIHNINLLYPILLFGFLVNLPFSITPAFLSERFKTFARALGVGTAYNGAYIIAGFAPIYVSILSTFMSPFNAATTIALIGFAIAIIGLIAGPETYKISLER, encoded by the coding sequence ATGAAGGCTGAAAATTGGAGTAATGTAGTTGGAGGTTATATTTCGTGGATAATGGATGGTTACGATTTAGGTGCTGTTGTTATTACGTCAACTATACTAGGTAAATTATTCTATCCCGGAATAGGTTTACTAGGTGCAGTATTGCCTATAGTATTCACTGTAATCTCAAGGCCCTTAGGTGGTTTCGTATTTGGTTATGTTGGAGATAAATACGGTAGAAGAGTTAGCTTGTTAATTACAGTCTTAGGTTATTCTCTGTCCGTAGGCCTAACTTCTATATTACCTACTTACGCTCAGATAGGAATCTTGGCAGCTATTACAATTTCGATACTCAGATTCATACAGGGCATTTTTATTGGTGGAGATGTTGCTGGAAGTTTTACAATAGTTATGGAGAGCCTAAACAATTATAGAGGTATATTTTCTGGTATAATGCAATCTGGAGTACTAGTGGGTTTTGTTGGAGTAGACTCCCTATTCACTTATCTGGCTTCTGTTACTGGAGCGGAGTTTATATCATTTTATTGGAGACTCATTTTCGCAATCGGAGTAATACCAGCAGTGTTAGCAGTATTAATCAGATTTAAGATGGCAGAGCCAAGTATTTGGATCAAACTGAGGCATTCAGCAAATCCCTTGAAAGGTTTAAGAGAACTTCCGCAACCTTTTCTGGTTATGGTAGGCTTCTGGTTAGCAATATATGCTGGACCTCAATTAGTACCTACACTATTTGGCCAGGTTATGAAGTTGCCCCCCTCATACTATGGCCCCCTAGTTCTCTATATGAATCTAATAGGAATACCATCAATGATAATTGCAGGATTACTCTCAGATTATATAGGGAGAAGAATGGTGGGTATAATAGGTTCAATAATTGCTGCAATAGGCTCATTTACTTTTTACCACTTTATTCAAATACATAATATTAACCTATTATATCCTATATTACTTTTCGGTTTTCTGGTAAACTTACCCTTTTCTATAACCCCTGCATTTCTATCGGAGAGATTTAAGACGTTCGCAAGAGCTTTGGGAGTTGGTACTGCATACAATGGAGCATATATAATAGCGGGCTTCGCTCCAATTTATGTTTCCATTCTTTCGACTTTCATGAGCCCATTTAACGCAGCTACAACTATAGCACTCATTGGCTTTGCTATAGCCATAATTGGACTTATTGCCGGACCAGAAACATATAAGATAAGTCTAGAACGATAA
- a CDS encoding IS5/IS1182 family transposase, producing MIERINYCTVPVPKEYLSAKHKTLVKMNYVLTTFTAFSGLSDLYVLRALIVMVVWTCSYRDVWCYYHTDIVVRWFLGEPKSKSEIHRRAKRLRMEIKDVFKKYVKELETRMNMLNNYLPSSALYGRVGKLWAVDSFLIEVPFGKTNKETFKKKFELELRRRNYKQAAKLLYHYLNSKVRRRFKGEFAKKRNRSYFGFKVFTLMSPTMIVHEIQVEMANFPDNKVGFSVSGYKVVDRGFLGKSSTWLIGFPSFRRYVEFFGIFLRRYWRPYATNREMAELFVYVIALIYNAMIYTSVLSRVPES from the coding sequence ATGATCGAACGGATAAATTATTGCACCGTCCCGGTTCCCAAAGAATACTTATCGGCAAAGCATAAAACTCTTGTGAAAATGAACTACGTGCTTACCACGTTCACTGCCTTCTCTGGTCTCTCCGACCTCTACGTACTGAGAGCATTAATAGTAATGGTAGTATGGACGTGCTCCTACAGGGACGTATGGTGCTACTACCATACCGATATCGTAGTCAGATGGTTCCTAGGAGAACCAAAATCGAAATCAGAAATCCATAGAAGAGCCAAAAGGCTCAGGATGGAGATAAAGGACGTGTTCAAGAAGTACGTAAAGGAGTTGGAGACAAGAATGAACATGCTGAACAATTACTTACCCAGCAGCGCACTATACGGTAGGGTAGGGAAGCTTTGGGCCGTAGACTCCTTCCTCATTGAAGTGCCGTTCGGCAAGACTAACAAGGAGACTTTTAAGAAGAAATTCGAACTTGAATTAAGGAGGAGGAACTACAAGCAAGCTGCTAAACTGCTTTACCATTACCTGAATAGTAAGGTGAGGAGGAGGTTTAAGGGAGAATTCGCTAAGAAGAGGAACAGAAGTTACTTCGGCTTCAAGGTATTCACTCTCATGTCACCAACAATGATCGTTCACGAGATTCAAGTGGAAATGGCTAACTTCCCCGACAACAAGGTCGGCTTCTCTGTCAGCGGTTACAAGGTGGTTGATAGGGGGTTTCTAGGTAAGTCGTCAACTTGGTTGATCGGTTTCCCAAGTTTCAGAAGGTACGTGGAGTTTTTCGGGATCTTCTTGAGGAGGTATTGGAGACCCTACGCGACAAACCGGGAGATGGCTGAACTCTTCGTTTATGTAATAGCGTTGATCTACAACGCCATGATCTACACGTCTGTATTGTCACGAGTTCCAGAGAGTTAA
- a CDS encoding glutamine synthetase family protein, with the protein MNIEKELREKGVEILRFTWVGLDGYIRAKGAYIDHIDELLKTGIGLTMAMMSFTPMDYISPHGTFGPQDEDVFLTPDLSTLSIFPPSAIVLCNLYKSGSPWNYDPRSTLIRAIEKAKEQYDFDFKSAFEIEFYLTKDRKPVDDARCFDPSAFYNNQIIPEIAKTLRQINIEPIRIIKEYGPGQYEFDILHKDALRSADEVVIFKEVARQVASKHGVEANFMPKPFNKMAGSGLHLNISVWKDNQNLFYSPNDKYGLSDLAYNFIAGLLEHAKALTAIAAPTINSYKRLVPGSWAPTKITYGYNNKSAMIRIPTPYPGMSQLDRRIEYRVPDPSTNPYLLLVAVIEAGLDGIEKGLKPSEAVNENAYYRKDIDDIPRNLREALNELRKDTRLVERIGKEIIDEFIKVKLAEVEEYESLVTDWEYEVYRRL; encoded by the coding sequence ATGAACATAGAAAAAGAACTTAGAGAAAAGGGTGTGGAAATTTTAAGATTCACTTGGGTAGGGTTAGATGGTTATATTAGAGCAAAGGGAGCATATATTGACCACATAGATGAGTTATTAAAAACGGGTATAGGCTTAACAATGGCAATGATGAGCTTTACCCCAATGGATTATATAAGTCCCCATGGGACATTTGGACCACAAGATGAGGACGTATTCCTTACTCCAGACCTTAGCACACTCTCAATTTTTCCACCATCGGCCATTGTATTATGTAACTTATATAAGAGTGGGAGTCCATGGAATTATGATCCTAGAAGTACATTAATTAGAGCAATAGAAAAGGCGAAAGAACAATACGATTTCGACTTCAAGTCAGCCTTCGAAATAGAGTTCTATTTGACAAAGGATAGAAAACCAGTAGATGACGCTAGGTGTTTCGATCCTTCTGCATTTTATAATAATCAAATAATCCCAGAAATTGCTAAAACGTTAAGACAAATTAACATAGAACCAATAAGAATAATAAAGGAATATGGACCAGGGCAGTATGAATTTGATATATTGCACAAGGATGCGTTAAGAAGCGCTGATGAGGTTGTTATATTTAAGGAAGTGGCAAGACAAGTAGCAAGTAAACATGGGGTTGAGGCAAACTTTATGCCAAAACCATTTAATAAAATGGCTGGATCTGGTTTACATTTGAACATTAGCGTATGGAAAGATAATCAGAATTTGTTTTATAGCCCAAATGATAAGTATGGACTCAGTGACTTAGCTTATAACTTCATAGCTGGTTTATTGGAACATGCTAAAGCGTTAACTGCAATAGCAGCGCCTACTATCAACTCCTACAAGAGACTAGTTCCAGGCTCTTGGGCGCCAACTAAAATAACCTATGGATATAACAATAAGTCTGCCATGATAAGAATACCAACACCATATCCCGGAATGTCACAATTAGATAGAAGAATAGAATATAGAGTTCCAGATCCCTCAACAAATCCGTATCTTCTCTTAGTCGCGGTAATAGAGGCAGGATTAGATGGGATAGAAAAAGGATTAAAGCCTTCAGAAGCTGTTAATGAAAATGCGTACTATAGAAAAGATATTGATGACATACCAAGAAATCTTAGAGAGGCACTGAATGAACTAAGAAAAGATACCAGATTAGTGGAAAGAATAGGCAAAGAGATTATTGATGAATTCATAAAGGTTAAGCTAGCCGAAGTAGAGGAATATGAAAGCTTAGTAACTGATTGGGAATACGAGGTGTATAGAAGATTATAA
- a CDS encoding amidohydrolase family protein, with the protein MSEKEFIMASAESWLENEISADTFTMNQLRPFYLYLRNELKVLLGKNFIEERNKLIKNDPVSYMRFLFDDAGIEGFVIDTGFGNKEMEIPAKLKLLFRIESIINDSIFQMPFDKALEYFEETLREKIRKEGYNGFKSIIAYRTGLQVNCNIEQARRDFYSNEREWFGKVAKGFRDYLLCETLRIARELKVPVQIHTGAGDRDIKLELSRPSYLTNVVRKYEGKVIFVHAGYPYHREAAWMSYLFPSVYLDTSQVIPFAPLAAYTILNEIFEVAPLNKVMHGSDAFHIPEIAWLAAKLAKKAIHKTTEIMIEKNILNEKEGKEMVERFLYYNPKEMFGFD; encoded by the coding sequence ATGAGTGAAAAGGAGTTTATAATGGCTTCAGCTGAATCTTGGCTCGAAAACGAAATAAGTGCAGATACGTTTACGATGAATCAATTGAGGCCATTCTACCTATATTTAAGGAATGAACTTAAAGTATTATTAGGTAAGAATTTCATAGAAGAAAGAAATAAGTTGATCAAGAATGATCCAGTAAGCTACATGCGATTTCTATTTGATGATGCTGGAATTGAGGGATTTGTAATAGATACTGGATTTGGAAATAAGGAAATGGAAATACCTGCAAAATTAAAGTTACTATTCAGAATAGAGAGTATTATTAACGATAGCATCTTCCAAATGCCGTTCGATAAAGCCTTAGAGTACTTTGAGGAAACCTTAAGGGAAAAAATAAGAAAAGAAGGATATAATGGTTTTAAGAGTATAATAGCTTATAGAACTGGATTACAAGTGAACTGCAATATAGAACAAGCTAGAAGAGATTTTTATAGTAACGAGAGGGAGTGGTTTGGCAAGGTCGCAAAGGGATTTAGAGATTATCTACTTTGCGAAACCTTGAGAATAGCTAGAGAGTTAAAAGTTCCCGTACAAATTCACACAGGAGCTGGAGATAGAGATATTAAGCTAGAACTATCAAGACCTTCATACCTAACTAATGTTGTTAGGAAGTATGAAGGAAAGGTGATTTTCGTGCACGCTGGTTATCCTTATCACAGGGAGGCAGCTTGGATGTCCTATCTTTTTCCCTCAGTTTACCTAGACACCTCGCAAGTAATACCATTTGCACCCTTAGCAGCTTATACTATACTAAATGAAATTTTTGAGGTAGCCCCATTAAACAAGGTGATGCATGGCTCTGACGCGTTTCATATTCCAGAAATAGCTTGGCTTGCAGCTAAACTAGCTAAAAAGGCTATACATAAAACCACAGAAATTATGATTGAAAAAAATATATTAAATGAAAAAGAGGGTAAAGAAATGGTTGAGAGATTCTTATACTATAATCCTAAGGAAATGTTTGGGTTCGATTAA
- a CDS encoding peptide-N4-asparagine amidase, which produces MRKSVALILLFSILAITIIMPIASSQITYGNARPLILGNITILNSGKIPYDPPYYSFEAYQIHPPNVTPVVIRIATNAIFNNSGLTPYIVHVNIPKGNYSMLILNVSINESNGAQYDRPVYIFANGVPIFWGSTQEFLNSTAEADLTMFENLLSGNVTFQLVLENFYDAKIGITGIYKMNVTLYLYPGNPPKGLPNYFIPLFLNKYNYSYVILNPLNDYISQNLTIPNGTYRMALLLYEEGGGLDELWYANEPATRETQVFYNNRLVGIVNPYQTIYTGGIDPLWWKPVTSINTLSFHTPYIIDLTPLLAISSLNNTIAVTVTNLETALQLTGTTAYDWDIAGVLMLWVNVSNPLISVKLLTAYSRFMDSSPIFNPGFVGEYYQEGGSYLLNYSAILQFKDGIEYCDVVQEGRFYAYQTFNQLYEKAYLGEKFIEYASESGSLYNATLYYDVYYPIFMQLSVFEAPISNPHVIPFNLSYAENGTLDLWIYYNYTNIFDKQNLTIRTMENVSAVGGSSGIIEVINRYGGAVLVSTTSNNAVTAKNLINYILLNGNGYKEIFSAEGLQNSTSYFAGYYVYYKVQFIPITNADPPNAHSEFLIEPKHFLRIIV; this is translated from the coding sequence ATGAGGAAGAGTGTTGCTCTAATTCTATTATTTTCAATTTTAGCTATAACTATTATAATGCCTATAGCTAGTTCGCAAATAACCTATGGTAATGCACGTCCATTAATATTAGGGAATATTACTATCTTAAACAGTGGAAAAATACCGTATGATCCTCCATATTATTCATTCGAGGCTTATCAGATTCATCCTCCTAACGTTACTCCAGTAGTGATAAGAATAGCAACTAACGCTATTTTTAACAACAGTGGCTTAACCCCTTATATTGTGCACGTCAATATACCGAAGGGTAATTATAGCATGTTAATTTTAAATGTTAGCATAAACGAGTCTAACGGAGCTCAGTATGATAGGCCAGTTTATATATTTGCAAATGGTGTTCCCATATTCTGGGGTTCGACTCAAGAGTTTCTAAATTCAACGGCAGAGGCTGATCTCACAATGTTTGAAAATTTATTGAGCGGTAATGTGACTTTTCAATTAGTTTTAGAGAACTTCTACGACGCTAAGATTGGGATAACTGGAATATATAAGATGAATGTAACACTTTACTTATATCCCGGTAATCCGCCTAAAGGGTTACCTAATTACTTTATACCACTATTTTTAAATAAGTACAATTACTCTTACGTAATATTGAATCCATTGAACGATTATATTTCACAAAATTTAACAATACCAAATGGTACTTATAGAATGGCCTTATTATTATATGAAGAGGGTGGAGGACTAGATGAGTTATGGTATGCCAATGAGCCAGCAACTAGGGAGACTCAAGTATTTTACAATAATAGACTAGTTGGTATTGTTAATCCTTATCAGACAATATATACTGGTGGGATAGATCCACTCTGGTGGAAGCCAGTAACGTCAATAAATACCTTATCTTTCCATACTCCTTATATTATAGACCTAACGCCACTATTAGCAATAAGTTCGCTAAATAATACTATAGCAGTTACAGTAACTAACCTAGAGACAGCTTTGCAATTAACTGGTACTACAGCTTATGATTGGGATATAGCAGGAGTATTAATGTTATGGGTTAATGTGTCAAATCCATTAATTTCAGTTAAATTGCTAACGGCATATAGTAGATTTATGGATTCTTCACCGATTTTCAATCCAGGTTTTGTTGGAGAATATTATCAAGAAGGAGGATCATATTTACTTAACTACTCTGCGATATTACAGTTTAAAGATGGAATCGAATACTGTGATGTTGTTCAAGAAGGAAGATTTTACGCTTATCAAACATTTAACCAGCTTTACGAAAAGGCATATTTAGGTGAGAAATTCATCGAATACGCAAGTGAAAGTGGTTCTCTATATAATGCCACGCTATATTATGATGTATATTATCCTATATTTATGCAATTGTCTGTATTTGAGGCTCCTATATCTAATCCTCACGTTATACCTTTCAACTTATCTTATGCCGAGAATGGTACTTTAGATTTATGGATATACTATAACTATACTAACATATTTGATAAGCAGAATTTGACTATTAGGACTATGGAAAACGTTAGTGCAGTTGGGGGGTCTAGTGGAATCATAGAGGTTATAAATCGTTATGGTGGTGCAGTTCTCGTCTCAACAACTTCTAACAATGCTGTAACTGCTAAGAACTTAATTAATTATATACTCCTTAATGGGAATGGTTACAAGGAGATATTTTCTGCTGAGGGTCTGCAGAATTCCACTTCTTACTTTGCAGGATATTATGTATATTACAAAGTCCAATTTATTCCAATCACCAATGCCGATCCTCCTAATGCCCACAGCGAGTTTTTAATCGAACCCAAACATTTCCTTAGGATTATAGTATAA
- a CDS encoding S53 family peptidase, giving the protein MESRIIQVIVISTFLLISVLFPLISIAYSTTSINPSYPQSNIISSLPSNTNIILYFFIPPKNLNELYLVAQEVANHQIKPLSNAQLISMFSNQEKVNETIRYLESKGFAIVYKSPFEIMAEAPVSLVSSIFGTSFVLAKSASGQIYYKPASNVKIPSVLDNILIGGLTNFTNVSLPLIQLGKFENGNLIPNKQVYSSFVYTFQFSASWYTPKVIEGAYNITPLLNSTADKKVTIAIIDAYGDPEIYQDINLFDAKFGLPSINLTVLPVGPYNPENGLFTGWYEEVALDVEAAHTAAPYANILLVVAPSETLEGLFSAIDVVVSEDLAQVVSMSWGLPGILFGASGFYAVFNGILFPNYPYYDYYFELGSAEGITFLASSGDLGAYNDLPTVYASANYPASSPFVTAVGGTTLFANITSGYISTYNASGNYGAEIAWSVNPLYFGVVQGSVSSGGGYSQLFPAPWYQRYITHSNYRAIPDVAADANPYTGFTIYALGQEAVIGGTSLSAPLWAGIIADIDGIIGHPLGLVNPILYEIYQNATLYHEAFHQISLGYNGYYYANSSYNLVTGLGSPNAGMLGFIIKHLLSKSLAISVSTFEPGVFQPWYFYGSTFTITAYITYPNNTIVSQGSFNAYIYTSEGYLGTVPLSFNGTYWVGNYTITSNDPPNVWEIVVNGSSDQFTGVGTVEVDVGESINIISPIPYPYSFPIPYNSPFGIEAWIYYPNGSPVVNQSVTAYLVSSSGKLLASVPLMMMAPGLYEGSYALLPPLPQGTYLLIVNNSYGSAFSYIYFGEYSFGAILTPINDGFPAASPGQNITIIDEVLTPELTGIFTSNVTAYIYNQHGNLVGQVKLNPAPDIIQFGVYLLFLLYYANFTIPFDASPGFYNVVIQSVSNTSTGLVKANFVTSFYVSPANLTLNVKVDSVVYEGEILKIYANITYPNGTPVRYGMFTATILPTSLNYEQLIIGSEAGIPLQYNSTLGEWVGIYNVPSIFYGSIFQGSSVYSLAGPWNVIVSGVSWNGYNLYSTPSSFNFINVMPYTFINNIVISSKSLDSLLLSRINSTTYLLSNVKSNNITINGMNVILDNVIANTITVKNSNVMITSSNINQLVLKNSSVSIIGSKIGGNDIAIVANDSNVTITSSVIQNSKYAFLQPNSVISLSGVSMYNVTDLSATPAPKITYLSTTNVTVSKESIIVNITGEYLRLLGVLMNNKPVGYSIVSSTPSSISLSIPFNASQLSDGQYVFTVSVSDGLPYNLTFNILNNYHLITVQGRITTLQGTVNLLTVVAIISLIIAIIAIILLFVFMRRR; this is encoded by the coding sequence ATGGAAAGTAGAATAATACAAGTTATAGTTATATCTACTTTTTTGTTAATATCCGTTTTATTCCCCTTAATATCTATAGCATATTCCACAACCTCTATAAACCCTAGCTATCCCCAGTCTAACATTATCTCATCTCTACCGTCAAATACTAACATTATTCTTTACTTCTTTATCCCTCCAAAGAATCTTAATGAACTTTATCTTGTAGCACAAGAAGTTGCTAACCATCAAATTAAGCCACTAAGTAACGCTCAGCTTATCTCGATGTTTAGTAATCAAGAGAAGGTTAACGAAACTATAAGATATCTTGAGAGTAAGGGTTTCGCAATAGTGTACAAGAGTCCTTTTGAAATTATGGCTGAGGCACCAGTTTCCCTTGTTTCATCAATTTTTGGGACTAGTTTCGTATTAGCCAAATCAGCTAGTGGCCAGATATACTATAAGCCTGCTAGTAACGTTAAAATACCATCTGTTCTTGATAACATACTAATAGGTGGTTTAACAAACTTCACTAACGTATCACTACCTTTAATTCAGTTAGGTAAATTTGAAAATGGCAATTTAATACCTAATAAACAAGTTTATTCATCATTTGTCTATACTTTCCAATTCTCAGCAAGCTGGTACACTCCAAAAGTCATTGAGGGGGCTTACAATATAACTCCGCTACTAAACTCGACTGCTGATAAAAAAGTTACAATTGCGATAATAGATGCCTATGGTGACCCAGAAATATATCAAGATATAAATCTGTTTGATGCTAAATTCGGTTTGCCATCGATAAACTTGACCGTATTACCAGTAGGTCCTTATAATCCAGAAAATGGGTTGTTTACTGGTTGGTACGAAGAAGTTGCGTTAGATGTTGAAGCAGCTCATACGGCTGCTCCATATGCAAATATTTTACTAGTAGTTGCCCCATCGGAAACCTTAGAAGGATTGTTTTCAGCAATTGATGTTGTAGTAAGCGAGGATCTAGCGCAAGTAGTTTCAATGAGTTGGGGCCTTCCCGGGATACTATTTGGTGCTTCAGGCTTTTATGCAGTATTCAATGGTATACTATTTCCTAACTATCCTTATTACGACTATTACTTTGAGTTGGGGTCGGCAGAGGGAATTACATTTTTAGCTTCATCGGGAGATTTAGGTGCATACAATGATTTACCAACTGTTTACGCTTCAGCTAATTATCCTGCATCATCTCCTTTCGTTACAGCTGTAGGTGGTACTACACTATTTGCTAATATTACTAGCGGATATATTTCCACTTATAATGCTTCAGGGAATTATGGTGCTGAGATCGCATGGAGTGTTAATCCATTGTATTTTGGTGTAGTCCAAGGTAGCGTGAGCTCTGGAGGTGGATATAGTCAGTTATTCCCAGCTCCTTGGTATCAGCGCTATATTACCCACTCAAACTATAGGGCTATTCCAGACGTTGCAGCAGACGCCAATCCATATACTGGGTTTACAATCTATGCCTTAGGTCAAGAGGCGGTAATTGGAGGAACAAGTTTATCTGCTCCATTGTGGGCTGGAATTATTGCTGATATAGATGGAATTATTGGTCATCCATTAGGTTTGGTAAATCCAATACTTTATGAGATCTATCAAAATGCTACTTTATATCATGAGGCCTTCCATCAAATAAGTTTGGGATATAATGGTTATTATTATGCTAATTCCTCATACAATCTAGTTACTGGCTTGGGAAGTCCAAATGCCGGGATGTTAGGATTTATCATAAAGCATTTACTATCCAAGAGTTTAGCGATATCAGTAAGTACTTTTGAGCCTGGAGTTTTTCAACCTTGGTACTTCTATGGCTCTACTTTTACAATAACTGCGTATATAACTTATCCTAATAACACAATTGTTAGTCAAGGTAGTTTTAACGCTTATATCTATACTAGTGAGGGATATCTGGGAACAGTACCCTTATCCTTTAATGGTACCTATTGGGTTGGAAATTATACTATAACTTCTAATGATCCACCAAATGTCTGGGAAATAGTAGTTAACGGTAGTTCTGATCAGTTTACTGGAGTAGGAACTGTAGAAGTTGATGTTGGCGAGTCGATCAATATTATATCTCCAATTCCTTATCCTTATAGCTTTCCTATTCCATATAACTCACCATTCGGCATTGAGGCTTGGATATACTATCCTAATGGTAGTCCAGTTGTTAATCAAAGCGTTACAGCATATCTAGTTAGTAGTAGTGGTAAGCTATTGGCTTCTGTACCCTTAATGATGATGGCTCCAGGATTATATGAGGGTAGTTACGCCCTACTTCCTCCATTACCACAAGGTACTTATTTACTAATAGTAAATAACTCATACGGTAGTGCTTTCTCTTATATATACTTTGGTGAGTATAGTTTTGGTGCAATTTTAACTCCAATTAACGATGGTTTTCCAGCAGCTTCTCCTGGGCAAAACATAACTATAATTGATGAAGTGCTGACACCAGAACTTACAGGTATATTTACGTCTAACGTCACTGCATATATTTATAATCAACATGGTAACCTTGTAGGGCAGGTTAAACTCAATCCAGCTCCAGATATAATACAATTCGGCGTTTACTTACTCTTCTTGCTCTATTACGCTAACTTTACAATACCTTTTGATGCTTCTCCTGGATTCTATAATGTCGTAATACAATCTGTGAGTAACACTTCTACTGGGTTAGTCAAAGCCAACTTTGTTACATCATTTTACGTTTCCCCAGCTAACTTGACACTAAATGTAAAGGTGGATAGCGTAGTCTATGAAGGTGAAATTCTGAAAATCTACGCCAACATAACTTATCCTAATGGTACTCCGGTTAGATATGGAATGTTCACTGCGACAATATTACCGACTTCCCTTAATTATGAACAGTTAATCATAGGATCTGAGGCTGGGATACCATTACAATATAATTCTACTTTGGGAGAATGGGTTGGTATTTATAATGTTCCATCCATATTTTATGGTTCTATTTTTCAAGGATCTTCTGTATATTCGTTAGCTGGTCCTTGGAATGTCATAGTTTCTGGCGTATCTTGGAATGGTTACAATTTATATTCTACTCCAAGTTCCTTTAACTTCATTAATGTAATGCCTTATACTTTCATCAATAATATTGTAATAAGCAGTAAATCTCTTGATTCACTATTATTGTCAAGAATCAACTCCACAACATATCTGCTATCTAATGTTAAGTCAAATAATATAACAATTAACGGAATGAATGTTATTCTAGATAACGTTATAGCTAATACGATAACTGTTAAGAACTCAAACGTGATGATAACATCATCGAATATTAACCAGTTAGTGCTAAAGAACTCTTCAGTCTCAATTATAGGATCTAAAATAGGAGGGAATGATATTGCGATAGTTGCTAATGATTCCAATGTCACAATAACCTCATCGGTAATACAGAATTCAAAGTATGCATTCTTGCAACCAAATTCAGTAATTAGCCTAAGTGGTGTTAGTATGTATAACGTAACTGACTTATCTGCAACACCTGCCCCTAAGATAACGTACTTATCAACAACAAATGTTACTGTATCTAAAGAATCAATAATTGTTAACATAACTGGGGAATATCTAAGACTTCTAGGAGTTTTGATGAATAACAAGCCAGTAGGTTATAGTATAGTTTCATCTACACCTTCATCAATAAGTCTAAGCATACCATTTAATGCTTCTCAACTTTCTGATGGTCAATACGTATTTACGGTAAGCGTATCTGATGGGTTGCCATACAATTTGACGTTTAACATCTTAAATAATTACCATCTCATAACTGTACAAGGCCGTATTACAACATTACAAGGAACAGTGAATTTATTAACTGTAGTAGCAATAATTTCCTTAATAATAGCAATAATAGCTATTATTCTATTGTTTGTATTCATGAGGAGGAGGTGA
- the sso7d gene encoding chromatin protein Sso7d codes for MVTVKFKYKGEEKEVDISKIKKVWRVGKMISFTYDEGGGKTGRGAVSEKDAPKELLQMLEKQKK; via the coding sequence ATGGTAACAGTAAAGTTCAAATATAAGGGAGAAGAGAAGGAAGTAGATATAAGTAAGATAAAGAAGGTGTGGAGAGTCGGCAAGATGATAAGCTTCACCTATGATGAGGGTGGAGGAAAGACTGGTAGAGGAGCAGTAAGCGAGAAAGACGCTCCAAAAGAGCTATTACAAATGTTAGAGAAACAAAAGAAATAA